In one window of Opitutus sp. GAS368 DNA:
- a CDS encoding four helix bundle suffix domain-containing protein, with protein MVYDLTQVFCARFLKRGDRTIDQMVQAARSGKQNIVEGSKAAKTSTEMELKLVGVARASLEELFIDYEDYLRTNRSVAWSKDSKEARYVRRLGGNPELKFADIREFAETRPGPIVANIALCLIHQANYLLDQQLRRLEQDFLKEGGLRERMTKARLASRARGR; from the coding sequence GTGGTCTACGATCTGACCCAGGTTTTCTGCGCGCGGTTTCTGAAACGTGGAGACCGGACCATCGACCAGATGGTGCAGGCGGCGCGGTCGGGGAAACAGAACATTGTCGAAGGTTCGAAGGCAGCGAAGACCTCGACGGAGATGGAGCTGAAGCTGGTGGGCGTGGCGCGAGCCAGCCTGGAGGAACTGTTTATCGACTATGAGGACTACCTGCGCACGAACCGGTCTGTGGCTTGGAGCAAGGATTCGAAGGAGGCGCGGTATGTGCGGCGGCTCGGCGGCAATCCCGAACTGAAGTTCGCCGACATCCGCGAGTTCGCGGAAACGCGGCCGGGGCCGATTGTGGCAAACATCGCCCTGTGCCTGATCCACCAGGCCAACTACCTGCTCGACCAGCAGCTGCGCCGGCTCGAGCAGGATTTCCTCAAGGAAGGCGGCCTGCGCGAGCGGATGACAAAAGCCCGGCTCGCAAGCCGGGCCCGGGGGAGATAG
- a CDS encoding DUF2306 domain-containing protein, which yields MTSTSKNLATETVKTIGAYIALNVGTLLLLNLIVQYATFDLHVGFLQAKQDYIHIMIWRVAFYIHVFSSIFTLLAGFSQFSPEILKRHKRVHKLIGRIYVWDVLLINFPTALIMAVYANGHIPSKIAFLTLDCLWFWFTLKALIEVKRGNIANHRDNMMRSYALTFSAVTLRTWRLIFASFSNFDPETIYMIDAWMGFVPNLLFVEWLIARRKRSIDGKTRQTPEHKRSQVASRDMSR from the coding sequence TTGACATCCACGTCCAAGAATCTCGCGACCGAGACGGTAAAGACCATTGGGGCCTATATTGCTCTGAATGTCGGAACGCTGCTACTCCTGAACCTTATCGTGCAGTATGCGACATTCGACCTCCATGTCGGATTCCTGCAGGCAAAGCAGGATTATATTCATATCATGATCTGGAGGGTCGCGTTTTATATCCATGTTTTTTCCAGCATATTCACGCTGCTGGCCGGCTTCAGCCAGTTCTCTCCGGAAATCCTTAAAAGGCATAAGCGAGTTCATAAACTAATCGGTAGGATTTACGTCTGGGATGTTCTGCTCATAAACTTTCCCACCGCCTTGATCATGGCTGTGTATGCCAATGGTCATATCCCGTCTAAAATCGCTTTCCTCACCCTAGATTGTCTGTGGTTCTGGTTTACGCTCAAGGCACTGATCGAAGTGAAAAGGGGCAACATTGCCAATCACCGAGATAACATGATGAGAAGCTACGCTCTCACCTTCTCGGCCGTTACCTTGAGAACCTGGCGACTGATATTCGCCAGCTTCTCCAACTTCGATCCGGAGACGATTTACATGATCGATGCCTGGATGGGCTTTGTCCCCAACCTGTTGTTTGTCGAGTGGCTGATTGCCCGCCGGAAACGGTCTATCGATGGAAAAACCCGGCAAACGCCAGAGCACAAACGATCACAAGTAGCGTCGCGAGATATGTCCCGATAA
- a CDS encoding energy transducer TonB, producing MHHCLKRTAILVALAGSLAAQNLLFVENDGKPCLVVDAHGISPCIEVNGKVVGVPGERFGLRKVEEYLPYLISVRDLNVRSTYMNVNGGAQINNELEFNATFETGYPLEHVFVLLDMDVTEAGKVLFLHEVGHLGPQAPKTLNLRVPLSSPLGSGHFQFHVFVGGAEAFHSEIPMDVREAALDRMVEKRTKKLPDGGPKPFLTPAPIYPQSLWDRKVGGQAVISLWIRSTGSVRDPVVKSATDPAFGEAALTAARLWRFLPRIKDGKPVETLVDLPFNFNPPGKAPVKS from the coding sequence ATGCATCATTGCCTGAAGCGGACCGCCATCCTGGTGGCGCTGGCCGGTTCTCTCGCGGCGCAGAACCTGCTTTTCGTTGAAAATGACGGCAAGCCCTGCCTGGTGGTCGACGCCCATGGCATCAGCCCTTGCATTGAGGTGAATGGCAAAGTGGTGGGTGTCCCCGGAGAGCGCTTTGGGCTTAGGAAGGTGGAGGAGTATCTGCCCTACCTCATTTCGGTGAGGGATCTGAATGTGCGCTCCACATATATGAACGTGAATGGCGGCGCGCAGATAAACAACGAGCTGGAATTCAACGCCACCTTTGAAACCGGCTATCCCTTGGAACATGTCTTCGTCCTGCTCGATATGGATGTGACGGAGGCGGGCAAGGTTCTCTTTCTGCACGAGGTGGGGCACCTGGGCCCGCAAGCTCCCAAAACACTCAACCTGAGGGTCCCACTGTCCAGTCCCCTCGGGTCGGGGCACTTTCAATTCCATGTCTTTGTCGGCGGCGCGGAGGCTTTTCACTCGGAAATACCGATGGACGTCCGCGAGGCGGCACTGGATCGCATGGTCGAGAAGCGGACGAAAAAGCTGCCGGATGGCGGGCCCAAGCCATTCCTCACCCCTGCGCCAATCTACCCACAATCGCTGTGGGACAGGAAAGTCGGTGGCCAGGCAGTGATCAGCCTGTGGATTCGGTCCACCGGCAGCGTGCGCGACCCTGTCGTCAAGAGCGCGACCGACCCGGCGTTTGGCGAGGCTGCGCTGACCGCGGCACGGCTCTGGCGCTTTCTCCCGCGGATCAAGGACGGCAAGCCGGTCGAGACGCTGGTGGATCTGCCTTTCAACTTCAACCCACCCGGCAAGGCACCGGTGAAGTCTTAA
- a CDS encoding GNAT family N-acetyltransferase, translating into MKIIQANSVEDIAAVRRLFEEYAASLQIDLCFQNFSTELAGLPGAYASPRGRLLLALADGIPAGCVALRPHDNQAAEMKRLYVSPKRQGLGLGRKLAEAAIAEARAIGYTSMLLDTLPTMQKAIRLYESLGFERRPPYFNSPVDGNVFMELRLGKAEDRTKMSDCGC; encoded by the coding sequence GTGAAAATCATTCAGGCCAACTCCGTCGAAGACATCGCTGCCGTCAGGCGATTGTTCGAGGAATATGCTGCCTCGCTGCAGATCGACCTGTGCTTCCAGAACTTTTCCACGGAACTGGCGGGCTTGCCCGGGGCCTATGCCTCGCCGCGCGGACGTTTGCTGCTGGCGTTGGCCGACGGCATTCCGGCGGGTTGCGTGGCCTTGCGGCCGCACGACAACCAGGCGGCCGAGATGAAGCGGCTCTATGTGAGTCCCAAGCGCCAAGGTCTCGGTCTGGGTCGCAAGTTGGCCGAGGCCGCGATTGCCGAGGCCCGCGCCATCGGCTATACGTCGATGCTCCTCGACACCCTTCCGACGATGCAGAAGGCCATCAGGCTCTACGAATCGCTCGGCTTCGAGCGCCGCCCACCTTACTTCAACTCACCTGTCGATGGGAACGTCTTCATGGAACTCAGGCTTGGCAAAGCGGAAGACCGGACAAAGATGTCAGACTGCGGGTGTTGA
- a CDS encoding transglutaminase-like domain-containing protein has translation MAGTKSSLEPDAAAEALVLNIDINDENWPHTRHLERYIRYKIYDPEKAARIMRLSEQIPSYDGILLREVEFKARLHLPDGTVRNFGAESVHERDMVKQGTTGTTDSFWRRLLTNEGWIVKEKFLAVGGAVPGSILEYSVIVDEHRNERTMFHVLQFDSIPVRQVTYRQKLPFDKTFWVHALYGLNTAHLEVSADASGQTLTAKARDLGSLSDEPFSGPLTDRAVTLADCYILRTLTTYKETRHETRKFTADEPWAPIATLEYWWASDHIDPTVKVTKTAAELTQGAGSDLEKARRIHDFVQRLHQQFIHAPASTAPASGRPVKMDDVLDLAKAHPTQLGNMDFVWLAISLFRAAGLQAEQLMLPDRGMVLFSRKLVSPAFLPTRCVAIHVGDAWHFSMPDQKNPLAFDELPWQAEGLGGLLALDQKQEFIDVPFSAAEKSAVRRTGDFHLDASGTLMGEGAVVYGGHEGQIFRAKLAGQTKEARFATLQHDLTGEFEGAEVEVTDLRQMDDVYEPLEVRFKLNWPGFGVVTDQRMIFRAFVFRSNSRPPFASTERRNALVFPFRHRELDLYTIALPAGYEPEAKEAPPSYPGPTLSYQIDLGLDRKRMVLHVSRDFSAGVILASPQNYPSIKNWFDAVTLSDQHSLVLVQTPGEAQPAKSATVP, from the coding sequence ATGGCCGGCACCAAGTCGAGCCTTGAGCCGGACGCGGCCGCCGAGGCTTTGGTCTTGAACATCGACATAAACGACGAGAACTGGCCGCACACCCGGCACCTTGAGCGATACATCCGCTACAAGATCTATGATCCGGAAAAAGCCGCACGGATCATGCGCCTCTCCGAGCAGATCCCTTCCTATGATGGGATCCTGTTGAGGGAGGTTGAATTCAAGGCACGGCTGCACTTGCCGGACGGCACGGTCCGCAACTTTGGGGCGGAATCCGTGCACGAACGGGACATGGTGAAACAAGGCACAACGGGCACAACCGACTCCTTTTGGCGACGGCTCCTTACCAACGAGGGGTGGATCGTCAAAGAGAAGTTCCTGGCGGTGGGCGGGGCCGTGCCAGGCTCGATCCTCGAGTATAGCGTGATCGTGGACGAACATAGGAACGAGCGCACGATGTTTCATGTCCTGCAGTTCGACTCGATCCCGGTCCGGCAGGTGACTTACCGGCAAAAATTACCCTTCGACAAAACATTTTGGGTCCATGCGCTTTACGGACTCAATACCGCGCACTTGGAAGTGAGTGCGGACGCGTCGGGCCAGACCCTCACGGCGAAGGCCCGCGATCTGGGCTCACTGTCGGATGAGCCTTTCAGCGGCCCCCTGACCGACCGCGCAGTGACGCTGGCCGACTGTTACATCCTTCGCACTCTGACCACCTACAAGGAAACCAGGCACGAGACGAGAAAGTTCACGGCGGATGAGCCTTGGGCCCCCATCGCGACCCTCGAGTATTGGTGGGCATCGGACCATATCGACCCCACGGTCAAGGTCACCAAAACCGCCGCCGAATTGACGCAGGGCGCGGGCTCGGACCTGGAGAAGGCACGGCGGATCCACGATTTCGTGCAGCGACTGCACCAGCAGTTCATCCATGCGCCGGCCTCGACCGCGCCGGCCTCCGGCCGGCCGGTGAAGATGGATGACGTGCTGGACCTCGCCAAGGCGCATCCGACACAGCTCGGCAACATGGATTTCGTCTGGCTCGCCATCAGCCTGTTCCGGGCAGCGGGCCTCCAGGCTGAGCAGTTGATGCTGCCTGATCGCGGCATGGTCTTGTTTTCCCGGAAGCTGGTCTCCCCGGCGTTTCTCCCGACGCGGTGCGTGGCGATCCACGTCGGGGACGCCTGGCACTTCTCGATGCCGGACCAAAAGAACCCGCTGGCGTTCGATGAACTGCCGTGGCAGGCGGAGGGACTGGGCGGTTTGCTGGCCCTGGACCAGAAACAGGAATTCATCGATGTGCCGTTCTCCGCCGCCGAAAAGTCGGCCGTCCGCCGCACCGGTGATTTTCATCTGGATGCGAGCGGCACCTTGATGGGCGAAGGCGCGGTCGTGTATGGCGGGCATGAGGGGCAGATTTTTCGCGCCAAACTGGCCGGACAAACCAAGGAAGCCCGGTTCGCCACGCTCCAGCACGACCTCACGGGCGAATTCGAGGGCGCGGAGGTTGAAGTGACGGATTTGCGTCAGATGGATGATGTTTACGAGCCGCTGGAGGTCAGGTTCAAACTCAACTGGCCGGGTTTCGGCGTAGTGACCGATCAGCGCATGATCTTCCGGGCTTTTGTCTTTCGTTCAAACTCCAGACCGCCCTTCGCCTCGACTGAACGCCGCAACGCCCTCGTTTTCCCCTTCCGCCATCGGGAACTGGACTTATACACGATCGCCTTGCCGGCAGGCTACGAGCCGGAGGCCAAGGAAGCTCCACCCTCCTATCCCGGACCGACTCTTTCCTACCAGATCGACCTGGGCCTCGATCGCAAACGGATGGTCCTGCATGTTTCGCGGGATTTCTCCGCGGGAGTGATCCTGGCCTCGCCCCAAAACTATCCGAGTATCAAGAACTGGTTCGATGCGGTAACGCTGAGTGACCAGCACAGTCTGGTGCTGGTTCAAACGCCAGGTGAGGCTCAACCGGCGAAATCCGCAACCGTGCCATGA
- a CDS encoding DUF3857 domain-containing protein — MTSAVTRRIKRRDTGIVRVILGLLAFTGVAAKASQPPAWLASLITVPASLTKLEGSTVVLREEATVRYLPGGKVRETFRQAIRVVTLDGLPWAHPGRSYNADTDRILKAQAWVVSPDGRHTDEYGRSDFINVVAEADPRFWHSSRVVGLANVSQLQVGGIAAVELEIERQTGMNDSSWSFLGPRPVEWSVFEVVPLPGEQLVYHASSDKIPPPVSGSTPGSLRWEVHDLATIPHNMPGGFIPNPRQVNVRSLGPDSLASQMKTWGQFASLATKIVEPRMIASPFVVAQAQALAGSKTDRWARIRSLTESVQKQVAYLSITLEKDSLAGMRPHLPEEVLRSQLGDCKDKSTLLVTMLRSLGERAYDVVVHANNPKAVMPEWPSQIFNHVVVGIVADAGVPVRWPVVDGGSLGKLVIFDPTDPATPLGALPLSDQGGLGLVVAEGVQDLITLPSETPEACNIVRHLAGELTAAGDLIAEVDEVLLGARAAAVSGERVRLGDAKFRQRLEAQFHAALPFLSDLSWTEDWFPADVRDHIACKFKAARAMRTMGTDTLLVCPRLVAGDFPYELWKTNWEGEVRVTALGVTEEVRMLLPEGFTAASLPSNLHQELPFVTASLAYRLEGRMLVYSRQYSRKACLLAKNDYDAICRFNQKLDEAERRPAMVRRRPQPAISDTPGTH; from the coding sequence ATGACAAGCGCAGTGACCAGACGGATAAAACGCCGGGATACCGGGATCGTCCGGGTAATCCTTGGTCTGCTGGCATTCACCGGGGTGGCGGCCAAGGCCAGCCAACCTCCAGCCTGGCTGGCGTCGTTGATCACCGTCCCGGCCTCTCTGACCAAACTGGAGGGATCAACGGTGGTTCTGCGTGAGGAAGCCACGGTCCGATATCTGCCTGGCGGCAAGGTGCGAGAGACCTTCCGTCAGGCCATCAGGGTCGTGACGCTCGACGGCCTGCCATGGGCGCATCCCGGCCGCAGCTACAACGCCGACACCGATCGCATCCTTAAGGCGCAGGCCTGGGTGGTCTCGCCGGATGGGCGCCATACCGATGAATATGGACGCAGCGATTTCATCAACGTTGTGGCCGAAGCCGACCCCAGATTCTGGCACAGCAGTCGGGTGGTTGGCCTGGCTAATGTGAGTCAACTCCAGGTCGGGGGCATTGCCGCGGTGGAGTTGGAAATTGAACGCCAGACCGGAATGAATGATTCCAGCTGGTCTTTCCTGGGGCCCAGGCCGGTGGAATGGAGCGTTTTTGAGGTTGTCCCACTGCCCGGGGAACAATTGGTCTACCATGCCAGCAGCGATAAAATTCCGCCTCCGGTTTCCGGATCGACGCCAGGCAGCTTGCGCTGGGAGGTGCACGATCTGGCTACCATACCTCATAATATGCCCGGCGGATTCATTCCCAACCCCAGACAGGTGAATGTCCGCAGCCTGGGGCCGGATTCTCTCGCCAGCCAGATGAAAACCTGGGGACAATTTGCCTCGCTCGCGACCAAGATCGTGGAGCCACGGATGATCGCCAGCCCATTCGTTGTGGCGCAGGCGCAGGCGTTGGCGGGCAGCAAGACGGATCGTTGGGCCCGAATCCGCTCCCTGACCGAGAGTGTCCAGAAACAAGTCGCCTACCTGTCGATCACTTTGGAAAAGGATTCCCTGGCCGGCATGCGCCCCCATCTGCCGGAAGAAGTTCTTCGGAGTCAACTCGGTGACTGCAAGGACAAGAGCACTCTTCTCGTCACCATGCTGCGCTCCCTCGGGGAAAGGGCGTATGACGTGGTGGTCCATGCCAACAATCCCAAGGCGGTGATGCCGGAGTGGCCGTCGCAGATCTTCAACCATGTCGTGGTGGGAATCGTCGCTGATGCCGGTGTGCCCGTTCGCTGGCCCGTGGTCGACGGTGGCTCCCTGGGCAAACTGGTGATCTTTGACCCGACCGACCCCGCCACCCCGCTGGGTGCCCTGCCGCTCAGCGATCAGGGAGGACTCGGCCTCGTCGTGGCGGAAGGCGTGCAAGACCTGATAACACTTCCGTCCGAAACCCCGGAGGCCTGTAACATTGTCCGACATCTGGCCGGCGAACTGACCGCTGCCGGCGACCTGATTGCCGAAGTGGATGAGGTGCTGCTCGGGGCCCGTGCGGCCGCCGTTTCCGGGGAAAGGGTCAGGCTGGGAGATGCCAAATTCCGTCAGCGGCTGGAAGCCCAGTTTCATGCCGCCTTGCCGTTCTTGTCCGATCTGAGTTGGACGGAGGACTGGTTTCCCGCTGACGTCCGCGACCACATCGCCTGTAAATTCAAAGCGGCGAGAGCAATGCGCACGATGGGAACTGATACTTTGCTCGTCTGTCCGCGATTGGTGGCTGGCGACTTCCCCTATGAGCTGTGGAAAACAAATTGGGAGGGCGAGGTCCGGGTGACCGCGCTTGGTGTCACCGAGGAAGTGAGAATGCTGCTGCCCGAGGGATTTACCGCCGCCAGTCTTCCCTCAAATTTGCACCAGGAACTTCCTTTTGTGACGGCCTCACTCGCCTATCGGCTCGAGGGCAGGATGCTGGTCTATTCCCGCCAATACTCCCGGAAGGCCTGCTTGTTGGCCAAGAATGACTACGATGCCATCTGCCGTTTCAATCAAAAGCTGGATGAGGCGGAGCGAAGGCCGGCTATGGTCCGGCGTCGGCCTCAGCCGGCTATATCCGATACGCCTGGCACCCATTGA
- the bla gene encoding subclass B3 metallo-beta-lactamase — MTGWRPFTIARILASLLCGMMLTGSAFAADPPEWLAPYPPFKIAGNLYWVGSKDLASYLIATPQGCILINSSLEPSVPLIQASVEQLGFKFSDIKILLISHAHWDHDAGSALVKQLTGATYMVMEPDVPVVESGGRADFYYGSFPGSLYPPTKVDRVLHDGDEVKLGDTVLVAHLTAGHTKGCTTWTMKVTEAGREYNAVIVGSPNVNTGFNLIDNKRYPQIADDYARGFAVLKTLPCDLFLGAHGAYFGMLAKRAQLKPGAANPFVDPEGYAKYVAEREQAFRDELAKQKAAAHP; from the coding sequence ATGACTGGCTGGCGCCCCTTCACGATTGCCCGGATATTGGCCTCATTGCTCTGCGGGATGATGCTGACCGGCAGTGCTTTTGCCGCGGACCCGCCGGAGTGGCTCGCGCCCTACCCGCCCTTCAAGATCGCCGGCAACCTTTACTGGGTCGGGAGCAAGGACCTCGCGAGCTACCTGATTGCGACGCCGCAGGGTTGCATCCTCATCAACAGCTCCCTCGAGCCCAGTGTGCCGCTGATCCAGGCGAGCGTGGAGCAGCTGGGCTTCAAGTTCAGCGACATCAAGATCCTTCTCATCAGCCACGCCCATTGGGACCACGACGCGGGCAGCGCCCTGGTCAAGCAGCTGACCGGCGCCACCTACATGGTGATGGAACCGGACGTGCCCGTCGTGGAATCCGGCGGCCGGGCCGACTTCTACTACGGCAGCTTTCCCGGCTCCCTCTATCCGCCGACGAAGGTGGACCGCGTGCTGCACGATGGGGACGAGGTGAAGCTGGGCGACACCGTCCTTGTCGCGCACCTGACCGCCGGCCACACGAAAGGCTGCACCACCTGGACCATGAAGGTCACCGAGGCCGGCCGGGAATACAACGCCGTCATCGTCGGCAGCCCTAACGTGAACACCGGCTTCAACCTGATTGACAACAAGCGCTACCCGCAGATCGCCGACGATTATGCGCGGGGATTCGCCGTGTTGAAGACCCTGCCCTGCGATCTGTTCCTCGGCGCCCATGGCGCTTATTTCGGGATGCTGGCCAAGCGCGCGCAGCTGAAGCCGGGCGCCGCGAACCCGTTTGTCGATCCCGAGGGCTACGCCAAATACGTCGCCGAACGGGAGCAGGCCTTCCGCGACGAGCTGGCGAAGCAGAAGGCCGCCGCGCATCCCTGA
- a CDS encoding SnoaL-like domain-containing protein, with protein sequence MTTKTIAKQLVALCRKAEWEKAQKKLFAKNAVSIEAEAMPGSEKETKGLKAIIAKSRQFSAGIEKLHSLKVSEPVVAEKAFACTMSIDMTMKGQGRMKMGELCVYQVKKGKIVSEEFFY encoded by the coding sequence ATGACAACGAAAACCATCGCCAAGCAACTCGTCGCCCTCTGCCGCAAGGCCGAATGGGAAAAAGCCCAAAAGAAACTGTTTGCCAAGAATGCAGTCAGCATCGAGGCCGAAGCCATGCCCGGCTCCGAGAAGGAGACCAAGGGCCTCAAGGCCATCATCGCCAAGAGCCGGCAATTCTCCGCCGGGATTGAGAAACTGCACTCCCTCAAGGTCTCGGAGCCGGTCGTGGCCGAAAAGGCCTTCGCCTGCACCATGAGCATCGACATGACCATGAAGGGGCAGGGACGGATGAAGATGGGCGAACTCTGCGTGTATCAGGTCAAGAAGGGCAAGATCGTCTCCGAAGAGTTTTTCTATTAA
- a CDS encoding lipocalin-like domain-containing protein yields the protein MATKDASLSTALVGTWSLLSREDRTPAGEPRIEPSLGPDPVALLFFDRQGHFAAQFMKRNRSPAGEAEASGATGVPNNSRARGGYDAYFGTYVVDESAGTVATTLAGALSPENVGAVFVRHMSVAGDVLTIRLETASGDGERIVRTLRWKRVG from the coding sequence ATGGCAACAAAGGATGCTTCGCTTTCCACGGCGTTGGTCGGGACCTGGTCATTGCTCTCGCGGGAGGATCGCACTCCCGCCGGCGAACCCCGCATCGAGCCTTCGCTGGGCCCGGACCCGGTCGCGCTTTTGTTTTTCGACCGGCAGGGGCATTTTGCCGCCCAATTCATGAAGCGCAACCGGAGCCCGGCGGGCGAGGCTGAGGCCAGCGGTGCAACCGGGGTGCCGAACAACAGCCGCGCGCGGGGCGGGTATGACGCCTACTTCGGCACCTACGTGGTCGATGAGTCGGCCGGAACCGTCGCCACAACCCTGGCTGGTGCCCTCTCGCCGGAGAATGTCGGCGCGGTCTTTGTCCGCCACATGAGCGTGGCCGGCGACGTGCTCACCATCCGGTTGGAAACGGCATCCGGCGATGGCGAACGCATTGTCCGGACCCTGCGCTGGAAGCGCGTGGGCTGA
- a CDS encoding DNA alkylation repair protein gives MKLKEAMAALQALGSPAVKTLWLKHGAKEPFFGVKIGDLQPLAKKLKGDQALALELYATGNGDAQYLAGMFADGAQMTAKQLQSWADLAAWRMISATIVPWVASEHPEGFALARAWTDSKKEPVVIAGWNTLGALGTILPDDQLPIKELGALLDRIPKTLPAAPNRVRQAMNGFVIAIGTYVAPLAAKAIATARKLGKVEVDVGDTDCKIPEAEAYILKSRRGAAIAPKRKTVRC, from the coding sequence ATGAAACTCAAGGAAGCCATGGCCGCGCTGCAGGCGCTGGGCAGCCCGGCGGTCAAGACGCTCTGGCTGAAGCACGGCGCCAAGGAACCGTTCTTCGGCGTGAAGATCGGCGACCTCCAGCCGCTCGCGAAGAAGCTCAAGGGCGACCAGGCGCTCGCGCTGGAACTCTACGCCACCGGCAACGGCGACGCCCAATACCTCGCCGGTATGTTCGCCGACGGCGCGCAGATGACCGCCAAGCAGCTTCAGTCCTGGGCCGACCTGGCGGCGTGGCGCATGATCTCGGCCACGATCGTGCCATGGGTGGCATCCGAGCACCCGGAGGGCTTCGCTTTGGCCAGGGCATGGACCGACTCGAAGAAGGAGCCCGTGGTCATCGCCGGCTGGAACACACTCGGCGCCCTCGGGACGATTCTCCCGGACGACCAGCTGCCCATCAAGGAACTCGGTGCATTGCTCGACCGCATCCCGAAAACCCTGCCCGCCGCGCCCAACCGCGTGCGGCAGGCCATGAACGGCTTCGTCATCGCCATCGGCACCTATGTGGCACCGCTCGCCGCCAAAGCGATCGCGACCGCCCGGAAGCTGGGCAAGGTCGAGGTCGATGTGGGCGACACCGACTGCAAGATCCCCGAGGCCGAGGCCTACATCCTGAAGTCCCGCCGCGGCGCGGCCATCGCCCCCAAGCGCAAGACCGTGCGGTGCTGA
- a CDS encoding YkgJ family cysteine cluster protein: MCAVWSTEEEALFEKTGGWVLERLQKVRNPADSLAVLRTVRTRFDRAYDSAPAAARAVVACRAGCGTCCHVPVGVQAHEVLIAAEHIQTHFSPAELEGVITRTAAHRQAFAGRSLEKRAALKIPCALLREGSCSIYEARPEACRAHHSRNLAGCRSNLESGFDTVDVLIPEIRARMFAVMLAIDQGAVEAGFDGRAYDFGSALHEALTDSLCAVRWTQRQPAFPSSCWEEGPDELDDEAGMLQPEGYFQ; the protein is encoded by the coding sequence ATGTGCGCCGTCTGGTCAACCGAGGAGGAAGCCCTGTTTGAAAAAACCGGGGGCTGGGTGCTGGAGCGCTTGCAGAAGGTGCGCAATCCGGCCGACTCCCTGGCGGTGCTCCGCACGGTGCGCACGCGCTTCGACCGCGCCTACGACTCGGCGCCCGCCGCGGCCCGAGCGGTGGTGGCGTGCCGGGCCGGTTGCGGCACCTGTTGCCATGTGCCGGTGGGGGTGCAGGCGCACGAGGTCTTGATCGCGGCGGAGCATATCCAGACCCACTTCTCGCCCGCCGAGCTGGAGGGCGTCATCACCCGGACCGCGGCCCATCGCCAGGCGTTCGCCGGACGCAGCCTCGAAAAACGCGCCGCGTTGAAAATCCCCTGCGCCCTGTTGCGCGAGGGCAGCTGCTCGATCTACGAGGCGCGGCCCGAGGCCTGCCGCGCCCATCACAGCCGCAACCTGGCCGGCTGCCGCTCGAATCTCGAATCCGGCTTCGATACGGTCGACGTCCTCATCCCGGAAATCCGCGCCCGGATGTTTGCCGTCATGCTGGCGATCGACCAGGGCGCCGTGGAGGCGGGGTTCGATGGCCGGGCGTATGATTTCGGCTCGGCGCTGCACGAGGCGCTCACCGACAGCCTGTGCGCCGTGCGTTGGACGCAGCGCCAGCCCGCCTTTCCCTCATCGTGCTGGGAGGAAGGTCCGGATGAACTCGATGACGAAGCCGGCATGCTGCAGCCCGAGGGTTATTTCCAGTAG